From Nycticebus coucang isolate mNycCou1 chromosome 6, mNycCou1.pri, whole genome shotgun sequence, the proteins below share one genomic window:
- the LOC128588021 gene encoding LOW QUALITY PROTEIN: calcineurin subunit B type 1-like (The sequence of the model RefSeq protein was modified relative to this genomic sequence to represent the inferred CDS: substituted 2 bases at 2 genomic stop codons), protein MGNEASYSLEMCSNFGADEIKTLGKRFKKLDLDSFGSLSVEEFMSLPELQQNSLVQRVIDRFDTDGNGEVDFKEFIQGVSQFSVKGDKEQKLRFAFPIYDMDXDGXISNGELFQVLKMMVGSNLKDTQLQQIVDKTIINADKDGDGRISFEEFCAVVGGLDIHKKMVVDVWLFLKSTAQHFCFLIHL, encoded by the coding sequence ATGGGAAATGAGGCAAGTTATTCTTTGGAAATGTGCTCAAACTTTGGTGCAGATGAAATTAAAACGTtaggaaaaagatttaagaagcttGATTTGGACAGTTTTGGTTCTTTGAGTGTGGAAGAGTTCATGTCTCTGCCTGAGTTACAACAGAATTCTTTAGTACAGCGAGTAATAGATAGATTCGACACAGATGGAAATGGAGAAGtagatttcaaagaatttatcCAGGGAGTCTCTCAGTTCAGTGTCAAAGGAGATAAGGAGCAGAAGTTAAGGTTTGCTTTTCCTATTTATGACATGGATTAGGATGGCTAGATTTCCAATGGGGAACTCTTCCAGGTGTTGAAGATGATGGTGGGGAGCAATCTGAAAGATACACAGTTACAGCAAATCGTAGACAAAACCATAATAAATGCAGATAAGGATGGAGATGGAAGAATATCCTTTGAAGAATTCTGTGCTGTTGTAGGTGGCCTAGATATCCACAAAAAGATGGTGGTGGATGTGTGGCTCTTTTTAAAGAGTACCGCCCAACACTTCTGCTTTCTTATCCATCTCTGA